One window of the Betta splendens chromosome 21, fBetSpl5.4, whole genome shotgun sequence genome contains the following:
- the LOC114847556 gene encoding ubiquinone biosynthesis O-methyltransferase-like: protein MAYRMFEGKDHACLYQKYRFTPPDQLKTIVLQYLDKKKGRPHVLAVDVGCGTGQNSRVFAADFKEVMGVDVSESQLEEARAVPGFPNVMYRSGTAEELPVADGSVDLLTAATAAHWFDQSRFLTEADRVLKSRGCLALMGFNDNDTKLQYQNCGEKLNRIYEEVKQVLTPYKTTPVDICESKLEALYTAIPYPDKDRIEGIKMKIYTPLQNILGLIETWSVFQTYKKNDPQAANELVHNAQKRFLEEMGVTDPNTEIEYTMEYYCVLASKP from the exons ATGGCATATCGGATGTTTGAAGGGAAGGACCATGCGTGCCTCTACCAGAAGTACCGCTTCACGCCCCCAGATCAGCTCAAGACCATTGTTCTCCAATACCTTGATAAAAAG AAGGGACGGCCGCACGTGCTGGCAGTGGATGTCGGCTGTGGAACGGGTCAGAATTCACGAGTGTTCGCGGCGGATTTCAAAGAAGTGATGGGCGTTGACGTGAGTGAGagtcagctggaggaggccagagcTGTTCCAGGGTTCCCCAACGTCATGTACAG GAGCGGAACGGCAGAGGAGCTTCCAGTGGCAGACGGCTCCGTTGACCTGCTGACAGCGGCAACAGCCGCCCACTGGTTCGACCAGTCCAGGTTCTTGACCGAGGCAGATCGGGTTTTGAAGTCCCGGGGCTGCTTGGCTCTGATGGGTTTCAATGATAATGACACTAAGCTCCAGTACCAGAACTGTGGAGAAAAACTGAACCGCATCTATGAAGAG GTGAAACAGGTGCTGACTCCATACAAGACCACCCCAGTGGATATATGTGAAAGCAAGCTGGAGGCGCTGTACACGGCCATCCCATATCCAGACAAAGACAG GATTGAGGGTATTAAAATGAAGATTTACACCCCGCTGCAGAACATTCTCGGACTTATTGAGACCTGGTCCGTGTTTCAAACTTACAAGAAGAACGACCCGCAGGCAGCCAATGAGCTGGTGCATAACGCTCAAAagag ATTTCTGGAGGAAATGGGTGTCACCGACCCCAACACTGAAATCGAGTACACAATGGAATATTACTGTGTTCTGGCATCAAAGCCGTAA